A single Chloroflexi bacterium ADurb.Bin180 DNA region contains:
- the ycjS gene encoding putative oxidoreductase YcjS, whose product MTVVTPLKAAVIGVGMMGRNHARVYAQMQQAPLVAVADPDIAALESIARAYKVHVYTDYHEMLQQEKPDLVSIAVPTWLHGEAAAAAMSLGVHVFMEKPLTATVSEGERLVEQARKAGVKLAVGHIERFNPAVLALKRELDAGQLGRIFQIHARRVGPFPPRISDVGVVIDLATHELNLLEYLTGSKVVSVFADIERAIHSTHEDLLTGILKLENGTVGILDINWLTPTKIRELSLIGERGMFSVNYLTQDLFFYENDYLNGNWEGMALMGVSEGRKIRHNIKRKEPLVAEIEAFVEAVVKDTEPLIGGEEALRAVMLAHRLLESGRERRVIRV is encoded by the coding sequence ATGACAGTCGTCACGCCGCTGAAGGCCGCCGTGATCGGCGTGGGCATGATGGGGCGTAATCACGCTCGCGTCTATGCCCAGATGCAGCAGGCCCCTCTGGTTGCAGTGGCCGACCCCGATATCGCTGCCCTGGAATCGATTGCGCGCGCCTACAAGGTCCATGTCTATACGGACTATCACGAGATGCTGCAGCAGGAAAAGCCCGACCTGGTCTCCATCGCCGTGCCCACGTGGCTTCACGGAGAGGCAGCGGCCGCGGCAATGTCGCTGGGCGTTCATGTCTTTATGGAAAAGCCGCTCACGGCGACGGTGTCTGAGGGCGAAAGACTGGTTGAGCAGGCGCGAAAAGCAGGCGTCAAGCTTGCCGTCGGGCACATCGAACGCTTTAACCCGGCCGTGCTGGCCTTGAAGAGAGAGCTCGATGCTGGCCAGCTTGGCCGCATCTTTCAGATCCACGCCCGACGCGTCGGCCCATTTCCTCCACGCATCAGCGACGTGGGCGTGGTGATTGACCTCGCCACTCACGAGTTGAACCTCCTGGAGTACCTGACCGGCTCGAAAGTGGTGAGCGTCTTTGCCGACATTGAGAGGGCAATCCACTCAACTCACGAGGATTTGCTGACCGGCATCTTAAAGCTCGAGAACGGCACCGTCGGCATCCTGGATATCAACTGGCTGACGCCGACCAAGATCCGCGAACTGTCTCTGATCGGTGAGCGAGGGATGTTCTCGGTCAACTACCTGACCCAGGACCTCTTCTTCTACGAGAATGACTACTTGAACGGCAACTGGGAAGGAATGGCCCTTATGGGCGTCAGCGAGGGGCGCAAGATTCGTCACAATATCAAGCGTAAGGAGCCGCTGGTGGCCGAGATCGAGGCATTCGTCGAGGCGGTCGTCAAGGATACCGAGCCGCTGATCGGCGGCGAGGAGGCCTTGCGCGCGGTGATGCTGGCCCATCGGCTGCTCGAGTCGGGACGCGAGCGCCGGGTTATCCGGGTCTAG
- a CDS encoding putative S-adenosylmethionine-dependent methyltransferase has product MTMRDQRDKSAREIAIEQEWRDRLISSASSEDFERAYDELHSLFLEEQQEGSEIYAHVNPRGQDRARQAIVRKVGTGHSILEVGCGDGTTSRLLAEQGNRVRSIDVSEVALRAAKQHLAGHSLDLQYEHGDGRKLEFADNSFDYVVSEHLVEHLSLADMNTHLAEVRRVLKPGGCYLISTPSRLWNGRRSVGFHLNVYTLGELRDIVQEAGFQAVWIETRFLRRFGRILESGSWLLRAACQWERLLSATRVYRWPQSIRARVLPTVMVCAVKV; this is encoded by the coding sequence ATGACCATGCGTGACCAGCGCGACAAATCCGCGCGTGAAATCGCCATAGAACAAGAGTGGCGCGACCGGCTCATCAGTTCGGCCAGCTCGGAGGACTTTGAGCGGGCCTATGACGAGCTCCATTCCCTCTTTCTGGAAGAACAGCAAGAGGGCTCGGAGATCTATGCCCACGTCAATCCTCGTGGGCAGGACCGAGCGCGGCAAGCCATCGTCAGGAAGGTGGGGACGGGCCACAGCATACTTGAGGTGGGCTGCGGCGACGGCACGACCTCACGGCTCCTGGCCGAGCAAGGTAATCGGGTGCGCTCCATCGATGTATCGGAGGTCGCGCTACGGGCCGCCAAGCAGCATCTGGCGGGCCACTCGCTGGACCTGCAGTACGAGCACGGCGACGGGCGCAAGCTCGAGTTCGCCGACAACAGCTTTGACTATGTGGTGAGCGAGCATCTGGTGGAGCATCTGTCCCTGGCAGATATGAACACCCACCTGGCGGAGGTCAGGCGGGTGCTCAAACCGGGGGGATGCTATCTCATCTCGACTCCGTCCCGACTCTGGAATGGACGCCGCTCGGTGGGATTCCACCTGAACGTGTACACGCTCGGGGAGCTGCGTGACATCGTGCAAGAAGCAGGTTTCCAGGCCGTCTGGATCGAAACTAGGTTCCTGCGCCGTTTCGGTCGAATTCTGGAGAGCGGCAGTTGGTTGCTACGGGCCGCTTGCCAATGGGAACGCCTCTTGAGCGCGACGCGGGTCTATCGCTGGCCGCAGAGCATCCGCGCCAGGGTGCTGCCCACGGTTATGGTATGTGCGGTCAAGGTGTAG
- a CDS encoding Di-glucose binding within endoplasmic reticulum has product MVTKKRVVLIGLLSALFILAAALVVRAKLPPAFANTRGLYILFDIPALSYDPPTYPAVGGVWRYDWSELEKTNGGYDWNAMDSWVLTERDHGKLAAVGFSVFNEFRSNNCGSRGIKVPAWLTGIDSNVRWTSRADGSIAGVCPGWGPWYVPNYWNTTFRTYYQRFVTAFAQHLVDNPEVRDRIAFVSMGIGLSGETQPSSRWVTDEAPDWYYYHDSRGITQAQWVEYVKWCTNMYKTVFAAKGLSIPIFLDIGPTYSGVPAERDDFSAYAADLGVGLRHNGLRADHGFSVNYAPLIAYWNTVPTGWETYWAYLPSKADLLWAIYCGLAKHPDNFAFDKLLWQTDEYRNLFQFTNAYVGVTTANTPGAWVALRETQQQNGEHGNYNLWMTQKDSAPNGATVADWNVGSTRGYHFDVPNGTYSVDLYFAEVYYNTPGARVFDIKIENNVVTANFDPYVAAGGKNKPVVRSYSVPVSDGRIDIDFVQKADNEPTIHAIQITGPGYTQRVNCGGGSYTDTMARAWVADQEYESGSFGYVGGSTYQSTSDIIGTNDDTLYQTMRVVWTGSPAVGRFCRRTDQASGNNRMRFDIDNNYLYHGSFSTVTISVTYYSTGTDRWELRYDAIGNLDKAATPAGSANPWVQKDNSGLWKKAVFYITDARFANGQPGGTDFSIYCSNDGNEWISFVEVTKGGSQPPTVTPTVTPVVATLAGKVSLQGRPAPPNAQWVVALTVKVGGSSYSATTDASGNFTVPGIVPGTYDICVKNSHALSNKRTGIVLASGTNNVDFGTLREGDGNNDDYVTIVDFSLLSAGFFPSYNAAADFNQDGYVNINDFSLLSLNFGGHGDCAP; this is encoded by the coding sequence ATGGTTACAAAGAAACGTGTTGTATTGATTGGACTGCTGAGCGCTCTTTTTATCCTGGCGGCGGCGCTGGTCGTTCGCGCCAAGCTGCCACCCGCGTTTGCAAACACGCGCGGCCTGTACATCCTGTTCGACATTCCTGCTCTGAGCTATGACCCGCCGACTTATCCAGCGGTAGGCGGCGTATGGCGCTATGACTGGAGCGAGTTGGAGAAGACCAACGGTGGCTACGACTGGAACGCAATGGACAGTTGGGTGCTGACTGAGCGCGATCACGGCAAACTCGCCGCAGTCGGGTTCTCGGTGTTCAACGAGTTCCGCAGCAACAACTGCGGCAGCCGCGGCATCAAGGTGCCAGCCTGGCTGACGGGTATCGACTCCAACGTGCGCTGGACCAGTAGGGCGGACGGCTCCATCGCTGGCGTATGCCCCGGTTGGGGGCCGTGGTATGTACCGAACTACTGGAACACCACCTTCCGCACCTACTACCAGCGCTTTGTCACCGCCTTTGCCCAGCACCTGGTCGACAACCCCGAGGTGCGCGACAGAATCGCCTTCGTTTCAATGGGTATCGGCCTAAGCGGCGAGACACAGCCGAGCAGCCGCTGGGTAACGGATGAAGCTCCCGACTGGTACTACTACCACGACTCGAGAGGCATCACCCAGGCACAGTGGGTCGAGTACGTGAAATGGTGCACCAATATGTACAAGACGGTCTTTGCGGCCAAGGGTCTTTCGATCCCGATCTTTCTCGATATCGGCCCGACCTATAGCGGCGTGCCTGCAGAGCGGGACGACTTCTCAGCCTATGCCGCCGACCTGGGTGTAGGCTTGCGACACAACGGACTCAGAGCTGACCACGGCTTTTCCGTCAATTATGCCCCGCTGATCGCCTACTGGAACACGGTCCCCACTGGGTGGGAGACCTACTGGGCGTACCTGCCCAGCAAAGCCGACCTGCTGTGGGCGATCTATTGCGGCCTGGCCAAGCATCCGGACAACTTTGCCTTTGACAAGCTGCTCTGGCAAACGGACGAGTACCGCAACCTCTTCCAGTTCACCAACGCCTACGTTGGCGTAACCACGGCGAACACGCCCGGTGCCTGGGTGGCACTTCGTGAGACCCAGCAGCAAAACGGTGAACACGGCAACTATAACCTGTGGATGACGCAGAAGGACAGCGCACCCAATGGGGCCACCGTCGCTGACTGGAACGTGGGTTCGACACGCGGCTACCATTTTGATGTGCCCAACGGAACATACAGCGTCGACCTCTACTTTGCCGAGGTCTATTACAACACACCCGGCGCGCGCGTCTTTGACATCAAGATCGAGAACAACGTGGTCACGGCCAACTTTGACCCGTATGTCGCCGCTGGTGGTAAGAACAAGCCTGTCGTGCGCAGTTACTCCGTACCCGTGTCAGACGGGCGAATCGACATCGACTTTGTCCAGAAAGCGGACAACGAGCCCACCATCCACGCCATACAGATCACGGGTCCGGGCTACACCCAGCGGGTGAACTGCGGCGGCGGAAGCTATACCGACACCATGGCCCGTGCGTGGGTTGCTGACCAGGAGTACGAGTCCGGCAGCTTTGGCTACGTCGGTGGCAGCACGTACCAGAGCACGAGCGATATCATCGGCACCAACGATGACACGCTCTACCAGACCATGAGAGTAGTCTGGACCGGCTCTCCGGCGGTAGGCCGGTTCTGCCGCCGAACCGATCAGGCAAGTGGCAACAACCGCATGCGTTTCGACATCGACAACAACTATCTCTACCACGGCAGCTTCAGCACGGTCACTATCAGCGTCACCTACTACTCTACTGGCACTGACCGCTGGGAGCTGCGCTACGACGCCATTGGCAACCTCGACAAGGCCGCGACCCCCGCCGGGTCGGCCAACCCCTGGGTGCAGAAAGACAACTCGGGGCTGTGGAAGAAGGCGGTGTTCTATATCACCGACGCCCGCTTTGCCAACGGCCAGCCGGGAGGCACCGACTTTTCCATCTACTGCTCTAACGACGGCAACGAGTGGATCAGCTTTGTTGAAGTGACCAAGGGCGGCTCCCAGCCGCCGACAGTCACGCCCACCGTCACGCCGGTTGTGGCCACGCTGGCCGGTAAGGTCAGCCTCCAGGGCCGGCCAGCGCCGCCGAATGCCCAGTGGGTGGTGGCCCTGACGGTCAAGGTGGGAGGAAGCTCATACTCAGCCACGACAGACGCTTCAGGTAACTTTACCGTGCCCGGAATCGTTCCCGGCACCTACGACATCTGTGTCAAGAACAGTCACGCTTTGTCGAACAAGCGCACCGGCATCGTCCTGGCGAGCGGCACGAACAATGTCGATTTTGGCACCCTGCGCGAGGGCGATGGGAACAACGATGACTATGTGACCATCGTTGACTTTTCCCTGCTGTCCGCGGGGTTCTTCCCGAGCTACAACGCTGCCGCCGACTTTAACCAGGATGGCTACGTCAACATCAACGACTTTTCGCTGCTTTCGCTCAACTTTGGCGGACACGGCGACTGCGCTCCATAG